Proteins encoded within one genomic window of Brachybacterium muris:
- the ppdK gene encoding pyruvate, phosphate dikinase, whose amino-acid sequence MTTYVQMFQQGSKEQKDLLGGKGANLAEMVRLGLPVPPGFTITTEACRWYMTHGSAPQELTAQVDEAMARVERELGRRLGDVEDPLLVAVRSGSKMSMPGMMETVLNVGLNDETVQGLARKSGSPRFAMDSYRRLLQMYGRTVLDVDAALFEDVLEEAKKERGVSSDVELTAEDLAGVVGRFQQIILEQTGSPFPQDPREQLRASIIAVFESWNAPRAVVYRNTERIPHDLGTAVNVCSMVFGNLDDDSASGVAFTRDPATGAVGAYGDFLVNAQGEDVVAGIRNTRSLPELEQLMPAVYAELMDIMHRLEVHYRDLCDVEFTVESGRLWMLQTRVGKRTAEAAFRIATTLVDEGVIDEREALTRVTGAQLTRLMFPRFATDAPREAIARGMDASPGAAVGRIAFTTDEVLRLQRDGASAILVRRETNPDDLEGMIASAGILTSRGGRTSHAAVVARGLGRIAVCGVEAFDVDENAGEIRVGDEVVARAGDILSIDGSTGEVFAGAVPVEPSAVVQSLTGEIDPNVAEADELVASVHRLLEVADRARRMRVRANADTPEDAARARALGAEGIGLVRTEHMFLGDRRHLVEDLVLAADEFERGQVLDSLLPMQHEDFVGILRAMDGRSVTVRLLDPPLHEFLPDLTELSVKLARQEAQGVERDAHEEKVLAAVRRLHEQNPMLGLRGVRLALTIPGLYGMQTRAILEAAAQLRSEGLDPRVEIMIPLVSSVRELREIMPEVTAVRDAVCRETGMDLATSIGTMIELPRAALRADEIAQEADFFSFGTNDLTQTTWGFSRDDVEAGFFFTYRDRGILLSSPFETLDQFGVGELVRIGAERGRSTKPDLKLGICGEHGGDPASIAFFHHVGLDYVSCSPFRVPVARLEAGRAALLEAEFTPQH is encoded by the coding sequence ATGACGACCTATGTGCAGATGTTCCAGCAGGGCAGCAAGGAGCAGAAGGACCTGCTGGGAGGGAAGGGCGCGAACCTCGCCGAGATGGTGCGCCTGGGCCTACCGGTGCCGCCCGGATTCACCATCACCACCGAGGCCTGCCGCTGGTACATGACCCACGGCTCCGCACCTCAGGAGCTCACCGCACAGGTCGACGAGGCGATGGCGCGCGTGGAGCGTGAGCTGGGCCGCCGCCTGGGTGATGTGGAGGACCCGCTGCTGGTGGCCGTGCGCTCCGGATCGAAGATGTCGATGCCCGGGATGATGGAGACCGTCCTGAACGTGGGCCTGAACGACGAGACCGTGCAGGGCCTGGCCCGTAAGTCCGGATCGCCGCGGTTCGCGATGGACTCCTACCGCCGTCTGCTGCAGATGTACGGCCGCACCGTGCTGGACGTGGACGCGGCCCTGTTCGAGGACGTGCTCGAGGAGGCGAAGAAGGAGCGCGGGGTCAGCAGCGATGTGGAGCTGACAGCGGAGGACCTCGCGGGCGTCGTCGGCCGCTTCCAGCAGATCATCCTCGAGCAGACGGGCTCGCCCTTCCCGCAGGACCCCCGCGAGCAGCTGCGCGCCTCGATCATCGCGGTGTTCGAGTCGTGGAACGCGCCGCGCGCGGTCGTGTACCGCAACACCGAGCGGATCCCGCACGACCTGGGCACCGCGGTGAACGTGTGCTCGATGGTGTTCGGGAACCTCGATGACGACTCGGCCTCGGGGGTGGCCTTCACCCGCGACCCCGCCACCGGTGCCGTCGGTGCCTACGGCGATTTCCTGGTCAACGCGCAGGGCGAGGACGTGGTGGCCGGCATCCGCAACACCCGTTCGCTGCCGGAGCTGGAGCAGCTGATGCCTGCGGTGTACGCGGAGCTGATGGACATCATGCACCGCCTGGAGGTGCACTACCGCGACCTGTGCGACGTGGAGTTCACGGTGGAGTCCGGCAGACTGTGGATGCTGCAGACCCGGGTGGGCAAGCGCACCGCCGAGGCGGCGTTCCGCATCGCAACCACTCTGGTGGACGAAGGCGTGATCGACGAGCGCGAGGCCCTCACCCGCGTCACGGGCGCCCAGCTCACGCGCCTGATGTTCCCCCGCTTCGCCACTGACGCGCCCCGGGAGGCGATCGCCCGCGGCATGGATGCCTCCCCCGGCGCGGCCGTGGGTCGTATCGCCTTCACCACCGACGAGGTGCTGCGCCTGCAGCGCGACGGCGCCAGCGCCATCCTGGTGCGCCGTGAGACCAACCCCGACGACCTCGAGGGCATGATCGCCTCGGCCGGGATCCTCACCTCCCGCGGCGGCCGCACCTCCCACGCCGCGGTCGTCGCCCGGGGCCTGGGCCGCATCGCCGTGTGCGGGGTGGAGGCCTTCGACGTGGACGAGAACGCAGGTGAGATCCGCGTCGGCGATGAAGTGGTGGCCCGCGCCGGGGACATCCTCTCGATCGACGGCTCCACCGGTGAGGTGTTCGCCGGCGCCGTCCCCGTCGAGCCCAGCGCCGTCGTGCAGTCCCTCACCGGGGAGATCGACCCAAACGTGGCCGAGGCCGACGAGCTGGTGGCCTCCGTGCACCGCCTGCTGGAGGTCGCCGATAGGGCGCGCCGGATGCGGGTGCGGGCCAACGCCGACACCCCGGAGGACGCTGCCCGCGCCCGGGCCCTCGGCGCGGAGGGCATCGGCCTGGTGCGCACCGAGCACATGTTCCTCGGCGACCGACGTCACCTGGTGGAGGACCTGGTGCTGGCTGCGGACGAGTTCGAGCGCGGTCAGGTGCTGGACTCCCTGCTGCCGATGCAGCACGAGGACTTCGTGGGCATCCTGCGGGCGATGGACGGCCGTTCGGTGACGGTGCGCCTGCTGGACCCGCCGCTGCACGAGTTCCTGCCGGACCTCACCGAGCTGTCGGTGAAGCTGGCCCGCCAGGAGGCCCAGGGCGTGGAGCGCGATGCGCACGAGGAGAAGGTGCTGGCCGCCGTGCGCCGCCTGCACGAGCAGAACCCGATGCTGGGGTTGCGCGGTGTGCGCCTGGCACTGACCATCCCCGGGCTGTACGGGATGCAGACCCGCGCGATCCTCGAGGCCGCGGCACAGCTGCGCTCCGAGGGCCTGGACCCTCGGGTGGAGATCATGATCCCCCTGGTCAGCTCGGTGCGCGAGCTGCGGGAGATCATGCCGGAGGTGACTGCGGTGCGCGATGCCGTCTGCAGGGAGACCGGGATGGACCTGGCCACCTCCATCGGCACCATGATCGAGCTGCCCCGGGCGGCGCTGCGGGCCGACGAGATCGCGCAGGAGGCGGACTTCTTCTCCTTCGGCACCAACGACCTCACCCAGACCACCTGGGGCTTCTCCCGCGACGATGTGGAGGCGGGGTTCTTCTTCACCTACCGCGACCGCGGCATCCTGCTGTCCAGCCCCTTCGAGACCCTGGACCAGTTCGGGGTCGGCGAGCTGGTGCGGATCGGTGCCGAACGGGGCCGCTCCACCAAGCCCGACCTGAAGCTCGGGATCTGCGGCGAGCACGGCGGTGATCCCGCCTCGATCGCGTTCTTCCACCACGTGGGCCTGGACTACGTCTCCTGCTCCCCGTTCCGGGTGCCGGTGGCGCGCCTGGAGGCCGGGCGTGCGGCACTGCTGGAGGCGGAGTTCACCCCGCAGCACTGA
- a CDS encoding SDR family oxidoreductase: protein MAPTTNPENRPAVLITGASRGIGRAIAHELGRDHHLILGGRDREALDALAAELPSAQPFVADLADPASLADAVTALGLSSDPADGPDGGAPADGGGAAADGDTPGRLAGVVHSAGILVSGSVEELTAEDWNRSFALNVTAVAELTRLLLPALRAARGTVVTINSGSGYTSGAGGGAYSASKFALRALTDALRAEEKEHGVRVSSVHPGRTATDMQRELRSYEGGDYQEEDYMRPETVAATVGLALRLPADAAIDSLSVRPR, encoded by the coding sequence ATGGCTCCCACCACGAACCCCGAGAACCGTCCCGCCGTGCTGATCACCGGTGCCTCCCGCGGCATCGGCCGCGCCATTGCCCACGAGCTCGGACGCGACCATCACCTGATCCTGGGCGGGAGGGACCGCGAGGCCCTCGACGCACTGGCCGCCGAGCTGCCCTCGGCTCAGCCCTTCGTGGCCGATCTCGCCGACCCCGCCTCGCTCGCCGACGCCGTGACCGCGCTCGGTTTGAGCAGCGACCCTGCCGACGGTCCCGACGGTGGCGCCCCGGCCGACGGTGGCGGCGCCGCGGCCGACGGCGACACCCCGGGCCGCCTGGCCGGGGTGGTGCACTCCGCCGGCATCCTGGTCAGCGGCTCCGTGGAGGAGCTCACCGCCGAGGACTGGAACCGCTCCTTCGCGCTGAACGTCACCGCCGTCGCCGAGCTCACCCGGCTGCTGCTTCCTGCCCTGCGCGCAGCCCGCGGCACCGTGGTCACCATCAACTCCGGCTCCGGGTATACCTCCGGTGCGGGCGGTGGCGCCTACAGCGCCTCCAAGTTCGCCCTGCGGGCCCTCACCGACGCCCTGCGCGCCGAGGAGAAGGAGCACGGCGTACGGGTCAGCTCCGTGCACCCCGGCCGCACCGCCACCGACATGCAGCGCGAACTGCGCTCCTACGAGGGCGGCGACTACCAGGAGGAGGACTACATGCGGCCCGAGACCGTCGCCGCCACCGTGGGTCTTGCCCTGCGCCTGCCGGCCGACGCCGCCATCGACTCCCTCTCGGTGCGACCCCGCTGA
- a CDS encoding ATP-binding protein: MSVIDNDTKRKLREMGATALLDAIDAQDEAHVLGMSFQERLQLIVDEAHSIFNHGKVEGLIRRAGLRYPGADLRRLDLVEERGLNRNVIAQLATCSFIQRQQNVVFQGFTGSGKSYLGCALAKQACQHRLRAHYIRMPDLEEAWALAKDKPQGQTKFLRKYSTFSLLVIDEWLLDHPDEGMRSMLLELLERRYDTGSTVFCTQYPKKDWHARLGGAVHADAIMDRIVHNTIWIDTGDRNMREHTALPQ; this comes from the coding sequence GTGAGCGTGATCGATAACGACACGAAGCGGAAGCTGCGCGAGATGGGCGCGACCGCGCTGCTGGACGCGATCGATGCCCAGGATGAGGCTCACGTGCTGGGGATGTCGTTCCAGGAACGGCTCCAGCTGATCGTGGACGAGGCGCATTCCATCTTCAATCATGGAAAGGTCGAGGGTCTGATCCGCCGGGCGGGGCTGCGTTATCCCGGAGCGGACCTGCGGCGGCTGGATCTGGTCGAGGAACGGGGACTGAACCGGAACGTGATCGCGCAACTGGCAACCTGCTCCTTCATCCAGCGGCAACAGAACGTGGTCTTCCAGGGCTTCACCGGCTCAGGGAAGTCCTACCTCGGCTGCGCGCTGGCGAAGCAGGCCTGCCAGCACCGGCTCCGAGCCCACTACATCCGAATGCCCGACCTCGAAGAGGCCTGGGCCCTGGCAAAGGACAAGCCGCAGGGCCAGACGAAGTTCCTGCGGAAGTACTCCACGTTCTCGCTGCTGGTGATCGACGAGTGGCTGCTGGACCATCCTGACGAGGGAATGCGTTCGATGCTGCTGGAACTGCTCGAGCGCCGCTATGACACCGGCTCGACCGTGTTCTGCACCCAGTACCCGAAGAAGGACTGGCACGCCCGGCTCGGTGGAGCAGTCCACGCCGATGCGATCATGGACCGCATCGTGCACAACACAATCTGGATCGACACCGGCGACAGGAACATGCGAGAACACACCGCACTGCCCCAGTGA
- the istA gene encoding IS21 family transposase: protein MVRKIRAKLVLQLRAEGLSGRAISSSQGMSRKSVRAVFEAADAAGIGWGDIADVADEQVYARLFPGRGEHESVFAQPDWEQVHREMARVGVTLKLLHGEYFDATTAAGDPAMGYDRFCRTYQHHVMVTGAASRVGHKAGQSVEVDWSGPTMELADPVTGEVSKVFLFVACLPFSRYAFCFPALDMRQESWLRAHVAMFEALGGTVPRIVPDNLKTGVVKHPREGEIVLNDAYREMAAHYSAAVLPGRVRKPKDKASVENTVAHVATWVIAGLRDQRFTSLPELAAAIGQRMEAYNAEPFQKRPGSRASVFDAEERPLLTPLPAVPYEISTWHYGRRVGRNGHVTFARNFYSAPFAHIGAKVDLRITARTLEIYQGSQRLTSHLLLPETASNEYRTNDADLPAGERFQAWDAQRVRAWADRVGPATVIVIQRIFESVPIVEQGLDPALAVLRLSRRFSVDRVEAACALALTGRVRSPRYAHLHPILATGQDKVAALRPPREEPAEDGGYVRGADYYAGGVR from the coding sequence ATGGTACGGAAGATCAGGGCGAAGCTGGTGCTCCAGCTGCGCGCAGAAGGTCTGTCGGGGCGAGCGATTTCGTCCTCGCAGGGCATGTCCCGCAAGTCCGTGAGGGCGGTGTTCGAGGCCGCTGACGCTGCAGGGATCGGGTGGGGCGATATCGCGGACGTCGCCGATGAGCAGGTGTATGCCCGGTTGTTCCCGGGCCGGGGCGAGCACGAGAGCGTGTTCGCACAGCCGGACTGGGAACAGGTCCATCGAGAGATGGCCAGGGTCGGCGTGACGCTGAAGCTGTTGCACGGCGAGTACTTCGACGCGACCACGGCGGCTGGGGATCCGGCGATGGGGTATGACCGGTTTTGCCGCACCTACCAGCACCACGTCATGGTCACCGGTGCCGCTTCGAGAGTCGGTCACAAGGCCGGCCAGAGCGTGGAGGTCGACTGGTCCGGCCCCACGATGGAGCTGGCCGATCCGGTCACCGGCGAGGTCTCGAAGGTGTTCTTGTTCGTTGCCTGCCTGCCTTTTTCTCGTTACGCGTTCTGCTTCCCGGCGCTGGATATGCGCCAGGAGTCCTGGCTGCGAGCGCACGTAGCGATGTTCGAGGCGCTGGGCGGGACGGTCCCGAGGATCGTTCCGGACAACCTCAAGACCGGTGTGGTGAAGCACCCCCGCGAGGGCGAGATCGTCCTGAACGATGCGTATCGCGAGATGGCAGCGCATTACTCGGCGGCGGTGCTCCCGGGGAGGGTGCGGAAACCGAAAGACAAGGCGAGCGTGGAGAACACCGTCGCGCACGTCGCGACCTGGGTCATCGCCGGGCTGCGGGATCAGCGATTCACGTCCCTGCCCGAACTTGCAGCCGCCATCGGGCAGCGGATGGAGGCCTATAACGCGGAGCCGTTCCAGAAGCGGCCCGGATCCCGCGCCAGCGTGTTCGACGCGGAGGAGCGGCCGCTGCTGACGCCGCTGCCGGCGGTGCCCTACGAGATCTCGACATGGCACTACGGACGACGAGTGGGCAGGAACGGGCACGTCACGTTCGCGCGGAACTTCTACTCCGCGCCGTTCGCGCACATCGGCGCGAAGGTCGATCTGCGCATCACGGCCCGGACGCTGGAGATCTATCAGGGCAGCCAGCGACTGACCAGTCACCTGCTGCTCCCGGAGACCGCGAGCAATGAGTACCGCACCAACGACGCGGACCTACCTGCGGGCGAGCGTTTCCAGGCCTGGGACGCGCAGAGGGTGCGGGCGTGGGCAGATCGGGTCGGGCCGGCCACGGTGATCGTGATCCAGCGGATCTTCGAGTCCGTGCCGATCGTGGAACAGGGCCTGGATCCCGCGTTGGCGGTGCTACGGCTCTCTCGCCGCTTCTCCGTAGATCGGGTCGAGGCGGCCTGCGCACTCGCGCTGACGGGACGGGTCCGTTCACCGCGCTATGCGCATCTGCACCCGATCTTGGCCACCGGGCAGGACAAGGTCGCCGCCCTGCGTCCACCCCGCGAGGAACCCGCGGAAGACGGCGGATACGTCCGTGGCGCCGACTACTACGCCGGAGGTGTCCGGTGA
- a CDS encoding CPBP family intramembrane glutamic endopeptidase, whose amino-acid sequence MPAPSSRIQLLLGLEIAVVLALSLGRSAFYAVLALIDAFTRGPLAEQTTALNRSASDRPWFDLVHQLANVAFALAPVALVLLLLTLTGTAAVRALGLDLRRPGKDLLWGVVLTACIGLPGLAIYYLGRALGATLEVIPAALDTHWWTVPVLVLHALKNALVEEVIVAGYLVLRLEQLGWKPVAIVAASAVLRGLYHLYQGIGPGLANMLMGVVFAEWFRRTRRTMPLVIAHTLLDVVAFVGYALLRDYIST is encoded by the coding sequence GTGCCGGCGCCCTCCTCCCGCATCCAGCTGCTGCTGGGCCTGGAGATCGCCGTGGTCCTCGCGCTGTCCCTGGGGCGCTCCGCCTTCTACGCGGTACTGGCGCTGATCGACGCGTTCACCCGCGGTCCGCTCGCCGAGCAGACCACCGCCCTGAACCGCTCCGCCTCGGATCGACCCTGGTTCGACCTGGTGCACCAGCTGGCGAACGTGGCCTTCGCTCTGGCCCCGGTGGCGCTGGTGCTCCTGCTGCTCACCCTCACGGGCACGGCGGCGGTGCGCGCCCTGGGACTGGACCTGAGGCGACCGGGCAAGGACCTGCTGTGGGGTGTGGTGCTGACCGCCTGCATCGGACTGCCGGGCCTGGCGATCTACTACCTGGGCCGGGCACTCGGTGCCACTCTCGAGGTGATCCCCGCGGCACTGGACACCCACTGGTGGACGGTTCCGGTACTGGTCCTGCACGCGCTCAAGAACGCCCTGGTCGAGGAGGTGATCGTGGCCGGCTACCTGGTGCTCCGCCTGGAGCAGCTGGGCTGGAAGCCGGTGGCGATCGTCGCGGCCTCCGCGGTGCTGCGGGGGCTGTACCACCTGTACCAGGGCATCGGCCCGGGCCTGGCGAACATGCTGATGGGGGTGGTGTTCGCGGAGTGGTTCCGTCGCACCCGGCGCACCATGCCCCTGGTCATCGCCCACACCCTGCTGGATGTGGTGGCGTTCGTGGGCTACGCGCTGCTGCGCGACTACATCTCGACCTGA